TCGAGCACCAGCCCGACGCCGGCCTCGCGGGCCTGGGTCGCGAGCCGGCCGAGCGCGTCGGCGTCGAAGCCGAGCTGCGGGGCCTTGACCGCCACCCGCGGGGCGCGCCCGCAGCCGGCGAGGGCGGCGATGCACCCGGCCACCTCGGCCTCGATCTGCCGAGGGCTCTCACCGGAGTCCCAGTAGGCCAGCGTCACGGCGTACCCCGCCCCGAGCAGGCGCATCGCGACCAGCAGCGCGCTGTCGCGGGTGCGGCCGGTGACGTAGGCCCGACCCGCCCGTCCGACGACCAGCGCCAGCAGCGGTGACAGCAGGCGGCGCAGCACACGCTTCAGCACGGCACGGGGCTCCTTCGACGTCGGACGGGACGGCCGGGTGGGCCACGGGGGAGCCCACCGGATCATGGCGCACGCGTGCGGGACCGGGCAGTCCGGAAACCGCCTGGACCAGACCACGGCCGGGGCCCGAGCGGGGAGTCAGGCGGCGGTCAGGTGGGAGCCGCAGGTGGACCGGTGGGCGGGCGGTCAGCCGGTGATCGTGTGCCAGTCGTCGAGCAGGTCCTGCTCCTCGGCACGGGTCATGCCGGTCACGGTGGCGCGGCCCTGCTCCGAGCGCAGCCAGCGCAGGGTGTCCGCGGCGGTCTCGGCGATCGGTCGGGTGGTGAGACCGGCCTCGTGGGCGGCGCCCACGTCGTGGGTGACCAGGCCGGCGGCCTCCTCGGGCAGCCACAGCGGCAGCGAGCGTGGACCGGCCCACGGCTCGACGTGGTGGCGGCGCAGGAAGGCGGGCGCGGCCCAGTAGAGCGTGGCCGGCCCGCGGGTGCCGACGTCCTCGACGCCGCGCTGCACGTCCTCGAGCAGCTCGCCCAGGGTGGTGACGTAGCCGGTGGCGTCGTAGGTGCCGGTGCGCCGCTGCTCGGCGCAGCCGACCAGCCAGGCCGCCAGGTCGCGCACGTCGATCAGCTGGGTGTCGCGGTCGGGGGAGTCGGGGGCCAGGACGTCGCCGCCCTCGGCCAGCCGCTCGGGCCAGTAGCTGAAGCGCCCGGTCGGGTCACCGGGCCCG
This genomic interval from Nocardioides scoriae contains the following:
- a CDS encoding NAD-dependent epimerase/dehydratase family protein yields the protein MKLLVLGGTLFLSRAVAAEAVARGHEVTCAARGRSGEVPEGASLVCLDRDRPDWAGLDDDWDAVVDVARSPRWVREALEQLAGRAPHWTFVSTISVYADTTTRHGTPDTLPLLEAAHDEAEQDTPEAYGAAKVACEELVRERAEEALVVRPGLIVGPGDPTGRFSYWPERLAEGGDVLAPDSPDRDTQLIDVRDLAAWLVGCAEQRRTGTYDATGYVTTLGELLEDVQRGVEDVGTRGPATLYWAAPAFLRRHHVEPWAGPRSLPLWLPEEAAGLVTHDVGAAHEAGLTTRPIAETAADTLRWLRSEQGRATVTGMTRAEEQDLLDDWHTITG